The Pyrococcus kukulkanii genome contains a region encoding:
- a CDS encoding DMT family transporter encodes MDLILGVGLALGAAFVWALTSVLSKISMAKINPVSLNTLRLFISSAFYIPLIIFLRLIPNKGWEWWAIVIVSGIIGFTIADWLFLEGMNIIGVSRASILVTPHPILTMVLAHYLLGRPLNASIAAGAVMIVIAVLILVSEAMDNKEMSWKGIAFVVTAEVLWTVAVLITDWLVHGESAVLITGLRISSGALGALVFASTLREDIRIMNAKDWGLVVVITVLGTILGQYFFIKSISLVSSSIATPVTESSPVMAALMAVAFLKEKFTKRLAVSLVLTTLGITLIGLA; translated from the coding sequence ATGGACTTAATTCTAGGAGTTGGATTGGCCCTGGGGGCAGCATTCGTGTGGGCACTGACTTCGGTGCTCTCTAAAATATCCATGGCCAAAATTAATCCCGTTAGCTTAAATACCCTAAGGCTATTTATAAGCTCGGCATTTTACATTCCCCTGATAATATTCCTGAGGCTAATTCCTAACAAGGGATGGGAGTGGTGGGCCATAGTAATAGTTTCAGGGATAATAGGATTCACTATAGCCGACTGGCTGTTCTTGGAGGGTATGAACATAATAGGCGTGTCAAGGGCCAGCATCCTCGTAACTCCACACCCAATACTAACTATGGTTCTTGCCCATTACCTACTGGGTAGGCCTCTGAATGCCTCCATAGCAGCTGGAGCAGTGATGATAGTTATTGCCGTCCTTATACTCGTAAGCGAGGCTATGGACAATAAGGAAATGAGCTGGAAGGGCATTGCATTCGTCGTAACTGCGGAAGTATTGTGGACCGTTGCAGTTTTAATAACGGACTGGCTGGTTCATGGAGAATCGGCCGTTTTAATAACGGGGCTCAGGATAAGCTCCGGAGCTTTAGGAGCCCTGGTATTCGCATCTACCCTCAGGGAAGATATTAGGATAATGAACGCTAAAGATTGGGGGCTCGTCGTTGTTATCACTGTCCTCGGAACTATCTTGGGCCAGTACTTCTTCATAAAGTCGATAAGCCTAGTTAGTTCGAGCATAGCGACTCCAGTTACGGAATCAAGTCCAGTAATGGCAGCTCTGATGGCGGTAGCGTTCCTAAAAGAGAAGTTCACTAAGAGGCTTGCTGTTTCATTAGTTCTGACAACCCTTGGAATAACCTTGATAGGACTAGCTTAG
- a CDS encoding HemK2/MTQ2 family protein methyltransferase, whose translation MGLRIETSEDVYEPAEDTFLLAEVLIKEVRPQDIVLDMGTGTGILALLAAKRAKFVIGADISKEAVKLAWKNSKINGIDNTIFVVSNLFENLRGQFDLIVFNPPYLPGEDYEIRGDIDKALIGGPQGGEVIVRFFNQVTDFLKPQGRILLVYSSLTKPSPTEVAQKRGFFTKVIAKKKLFFEELYVMRAELSSR comes from the coding sequence ATGGGCCTTAGAATCGAGACTTCAGAAGACGTTTATGAGCCAGCTGAGGATACATTCCTGCTTGCAGAAGTCCTTATTAAAGAAGTCAGGCCCCAAGATATAGTGCTCGACATGGGGACTGGAACTGGGATATTAGCCCTTCTTGCGGCAAAAAGGGCAAAGTTCGTAATTGGAGCTGACATCTCAAAGGAAGCAGTCAAACTCGCTTGGAAGAACTCAAAAATTAATGGAATAGACAATACAATATTTGTGGTGAGTAACTTGTTTGAAAACTTAAGAGGTCAATTTGACCTTATAGTGTTTAACCCCCCATACCTCCCAGGGGAAGACTATGAAATTAGGGGAGATATAGATAAGGCCCTAATAGGGGGCCCCCAAGGAGGAGAAGTTATAGTAAGGTTTTTCAACCAGGTTACCGATTTTTTAAAGCCCCAGGGAAGGATACTCTTAGTTTACAGTTCACTGACAAAGCCAAGTCCCACAGAGGTGGCTCAAAAGAGGGGATTCTTCACTAAGGTGATTGCAAAGAAGAAGTTGTTCTTCGAGGAACTCTACGTCATGAGAGCTGAACTCTCTTCACGTTAG
- a CDS encoding DUF434 domain-containing protein yields the protein MGKLYEAYIDLKFLINRGYRKSSALEFVTNHYRLPAEGRYFLARCVFPDTWITVVHEKMTRTVEGAILGVDGFNVLITLESLLDGVAIRCEDSLIRDIKYQKKYRVNERTWEVLRLMVRSIKFVGPIEVVIFYGKSIPKSGQVKKATQELLEEFSILGQAELVKSPDFELKKFEYVATADTGIIEKVNHVVDLVDIASTLVGIKPIEFKVALRIFDEKLK from the coding sequence ATGGGGAAGCTTTATGAAGCCTACATAGACTTGAAGTTCCTCATTAACCGAGGCTATAGAAAGTCTTCGGCCCTTGAATTCGTAACCAACCACTACAGGCTTCCCGCGGAGGGTAGGTATTTCCTGGCGAGGTGCGTGTTTCCGGACACTTGGATTACCGTTGTTCATGAAAAGATGACTAGAACCGTGGAGGGTGCAATTCTAGGAGTTGATGGGTTCAACGTTCTAATAACCCTAGAATCCCTCTTAGATGGAGTTGCAATAAGATGCGAGGATTCTCTGATAAGGGACATCAAGTATCAGAAAAAGTATAGGGTAAACGAGCGGACTTGGGAAGTCCTTAGGCTGATGGTTCGTTCGATAAAATTTGTGGGGCCTATAGAGGTCGTGATATTTTATGGCAAGTCAATCCCCAAGAGCGGCCAAGTAAAGAAGGCAACCCAGGAATTGCTTGAAGAATTCTCAATTCTAGGTCAGGCCGAGCTAGTGAAAAGTCCTGACTTTGAGCTGAAGAAGTTTGAATACGTTGCAACGGCTGACACGGGAATAATAGAGAAAGTTAACCATGTTGTTGACCTTGTAGATATTGCTTCAACCCTGGTTGGAATTAAGCCAATAGAGTTTAAAGTCGCGTTGAGGATATTCGACGAAAAGCTTAAATAG
- a CDS encoding sodium:solute symporter family protein: MVVAFILGGASWGVKYGLGGIWYGFACGLGLLLLGLTLAKPMRALALYTVPDVLEIRFKSKALRLLAAILSLLALIGILGAQVWAASAAFEAIGLPGTIGAIFATIIFIAYTAFSGLWAVALTDFVQIILGSIGVLIAVILGLNKIGGFEGLKVALSELPNLPQTPEKYFNFMSLGPSLLALTLIATVMYTLIGQDFYQRLFAAKDEKTARLGAIYSGILLMALSLLPALAGMLALTLSDNPQLVINSPKTAIPKLVITVFGEGIGAIFVGAILAAIMSTADSLLSAATSHVVKDFYQRFISPEAGDKVLLRLSVMTTVGIGISALVVALTVKGIIELLIYSYDIYTSGVFVPLLLGVYWKRATKEGALAGMIAGLSVAILGISGVLSFRYWEYIYVSSAFISAIVMIVFSLITKPEPIEEDFKKSFPF; encoded by the coding sequence ATGGTGGTGGCTTTCATTCTTGGAGGAGCTAGTTGGGGAGTTAAGTATGGGCTAGGTGGAATTTGGTACGGTTTTGCCTGTGGTTTAGGTCTTCTACTTCTAGGATTGACGCTCGCAAAGCCTATGCGTGCTTTAGCCCTGTACACAGTCCCTGATGTGCTAGAGATAAGATTTAAAAGTAAAGCACTACGACTTTTAGCAGCAATACTATCGCTTTTAGCCCTTATAGGAATCCTTGGCGCACAAGTATGGGCAGCCTCTGCAGCCTTTGAAGCTATAGGACTTCCAGGAACGATAGGAGCTATCTTTGCTACGATAATTTTCATAGCTTATACCGCCTTTTCCGGACTATGGGCTGTTGCACTGACGGACTTCGTTCAAATAATACTTGGAAGCATTGGAGTCCTAATTGCAGTAATTCTTGGACTAAATAAAATAGGAGGGTTTGAAGGGTTAAAAGTAGCTCTTTCTGAGCTTCCAAACTTGCCACAAACACCAGAAAAATACTTCAACTTCATGTCCTTAGGGCCTTCATTGCTTGCTCTCACATTAATAGCTACAGTGATGTACACATTAATAGGACAAGATTTCTATCAGAGACTTTTTGCAGCAAAAGATGAAAAAACAGCGAGATTAGGAGCCATTTACAGTGGGATATTATTAATGGCCCTGTCATTGCTTCCAGCATTAGCTGGAATGTTAGCACTGACACTTTCAGACAACCCCCAACTAGTGATAAATTCCCCGAAAACAGCTATACCAAAATTAGTAATTACAGTTTTTGGAGAAGGAATAGGAGCAATATTTGTTGGAGCAATTTTAGCAGCAATTATGAGCACAGCAGATTCACTTTTGTCTGCAGCAACTTCTCACGTAGTTAAAGACTTTTATCAGAGGTTTATAAGCCCAGAAGCTGGCGACAAAGTTCTCTTAAGGCTATCAGTAATGACAACAGTTGGTATAGGAATCTCAGCTCTTGTGGTTGCCCTAACTGTTAAAGGAATAATTGAACTACTCATTTACTCCTATGACATTTATACTTCTGGTGTCTTTGTACCCTTGTTACTTGGAGTTTACTGGAAGAGAGCCACCAAGGAGGGAGCATTAGCTGGAATGATTGCAGGATTGTCGGTAGCGATACTAGGAATAAGCGGAGTCTTAAGCTTTAGGTATTGGGAATATATCTATGTAAGTAGCGCTTTTATCTCAGCAATAGTCATGATAGTCTTTAGCTTAATAACAAAGCCAGAGCCAATTGAAGAAGACTTTAAAAAATCCTTTCCTTTTTAA